GGGAACCTGCCGTGCTTCATCCAGATGATGCACACTTTTCAAAATACCGCGCTTGGGAATCGGAATCATCATGACCCCTGTTGCTTCAGCTTGCCACACCTTCGGCAATGGCATGTTCAGGGCGTGACGCAAAATCAGTTCTTCCAGGCTCATGCCCAGCGCGTGTTGTAACATCCTGCCGCACAAACCGCCTATTGAACGTGTGGCAATTTCCAGCAACCATACACCTTGTTCGTTCAGGCGCATTTCCGCATGAATCGGACCGCTTACTATTCCGGCCAGCTGACAGGCCTGCTGAACAGTATGAGCAATTTCATCCTGTTTAGCCTGCGAAAGTTGTGGTGGCGTGATATAAATGCTTTCTTCAAAATAAGGGCCATCCAGTGGGTCTGGTTTATCAAACAAAGCCAGAACACGCAGCTCCCCTTTTTCCAGCAATCCTTCTAATGCATATTCGTGACCTGGGATAAACCGTTCCACAATCAACCCCAATTGTGCGCCGTCCCGGTCTGCTTTCTCCTGAATACGATTTACCCATTTCACTGCTTGTGTAAATGCTTCCTGCGTATCAGCCCGAACAACTCCACGACTGGAAGAAAGTCGTCGCGCTTTAACCACAACAGGAAAAGAAAGCGAACAAGCCTGCTCAGGCTGAGTTTCAGAGGTGAGATGATAAAATTCAGGACAATGCAGCCCGCCATTGCGCAACAAACGGCGGAACGCCAACTTGTCACGCATCAACCATACTCCGGCGGGTGGATTTCCCGGCAACTGCAAACGCTCGCTCAACAGGGCTGCCAATTCCAGTCCGCTATCATCCACTGCCAGCACGGCATCCGGTTTGCGGCCTAAAGACTCCATGACCTGATGAACCGCAATTTCAGGCTGATCGAAAGGCACTGAGCTGATAGGACTCATTCCCCAGCCAGGGGCTAGCCTGTGACAGTAATCGGCAGCGCTGATGATTTCTACATCGAGTTTTTTTGCAGCGGCAATAAAGTCTTCGTTACGATAACTGCTGGCT
This genomic window from Sulfurirhabdus autotrophica contains:
- a CDS encoding ATP-grasp domain-containing protein, which gives rise to MKRILLLLPASSYRNEDFIAAAKKLDVEIISAADYCHRLAPGWGMSPISSVPFDQPEIAVHQVMESLGRKPDAVLAVDDSGLELAALLSERLQLPGNPPAGVWLMRDKLAFRRLLRNGGLHCPEFYHLTSETQPEQACSLSFPVVVKARRLSSSRGVVRADTQEAFTQAVKWVNRIQEKADRDGAQLGLIVERFIPGHEYALEGLLEKGELRVLALFDKPDPLDGPYFEESIYITPPQLSQAKQDEIAHTVQQACQLAGIVSGPIHAEMRLNEQGVWLLEIATRSIGGLCGRMLQHALGMSLEELILRHALNMPLPKVWQAEATGVMMIPIPKRGILKSVHHLDEARQVPGISDIKITASAGQIVSPSPEGASYLGFIFASGISPDAVESSLRHAHSCLQFDVQTEIPVTNAITHPGQAGCA